A stretch of the Euleptes europaea isolate rEulEur1 chromosome 14, rEulEur1.hap1, whole genome shotgun sequence genome encodes the following:
- the LRRC26 gene encoding leucine-rich repeat-containing protein 26: MAQDRYENSSPKAVLIPFMAWRSRTQTLLLPAEGSGVPSCSILQAGYIFMVVLLVPLSSASGCPVVCSCSSGEVDCKDRQLLLVPDDLPANSTTVLLDYNSIAVLHNHVFMRQPLLRRLSLHSNIIMSIHSQALVGLGKLQELDLSGNSLSILLPETFFPVPHLTVLNLGNNKLVSLDPELLGALPYLQTLSLHGNALTSLSSAFFENLPALHTLRLDDNSWVCTCGIQPLSQWLTDNADKVPDLKSISCKLPARLARYPIIDIGNKSFAHCHEPWLLPQDYAFFLLIGPSCFLGSICICFLVGLIAAACTKMWMGSHKYQGPPTTRAERQRISRPAYR; this comes from the exons ATGGCTCAGGACAGGTATGAGAATTCTTCTCCAAAGGCCGTATTAATCCCCTTTATGGCTTGGCGTAGTAGGACCCAAACCCTCCTTTTGCCTGCCGAAGGCTCTGGCGTTCCCAGCTGCTCAATACTGCAGGCTGGTTACATCTTCATGGTTGTCCTTCTTGTGCCACTGTCCTCTGCCTCTGGCTGCCCAGTTGTTTGCAGCTGCTCCTCAGGGGAGGTAGACTGCAAGGACCGCCAACTGCTTCTGGTGCCTGACGACCTGCCAGCCAACTCCACCACCGTCCTGCTGGACTACAACAGCATTGCAGTTCTCCATAACCACGTCTTCATGCGCCAGCCTCTGCTGCGACGCCTGAGCCTTCACAGCAACATCATCATGAGTATCCACAGCCAGGCTCTGGTGGGCCTTGGTAAGCTTCAGGAGTTGGACCTGAGTGGGAACTCCCTGAGCATCCTGCTGCCAGAGACATTCTTCCCTGTGCCACATTTGACGGTGCTCAATCTGGGGAACAACAAACTTGTAAGTCTGGACCCTGAGCTTCTGGGGGCCCTCCCCTACCTCCAGACACTGTCCTTGCATGGCAACGCTTTGACCTCGCTCTCTTCGGCCTTCTTTGAGAACCTGCCTGCCTTGCACACTCTCAGGCTTGATGACAATTCCTGGGTGTGCACCTGTGGCATCCAGCCCCTCTCCCAGTGGCTCACTGATAATGCGGATAAAGTCCCAG aTTTGAAATCCATCTCTTGCAAACTCCCAGCTCGCCTTGCCCGATATCCCATAATTGACATTGGAAACAAATCTTTTGCTCACTGCCACGAGCCCTGGTTGCTCCCTCAGGATTATGCCTTTTTCCTGCTCATCGGCCCATCCTGCTTCCTAGGCAGCATCTGCATCTGTTTCCTCGTTGGCTTAATAGCAGCGGCCTGCACAAAGATGTGGATGGGGTCGCACAAGTACCAGGGGCCCCCAACGACACGTGCCGAACGCCAGCGCATTAGTAGACCTGCCTACAGATAA